The following DNA comes from Rhipicephalus microplus isolate Deutch F79 chromosome 6, USDA_Rmic, whole genome shotgun sequence.
atctatctatctatctatctatctatctatctatctatctatctatctgtctgtctctgtctgtctgtctgtctgtctgtctgtctatctatctatctatgtatctatctatctatctatctatctatctatctatctatctatctatctatctatctatctatctatctatctatcaacctgtctctgtctgtctgtctgtctgtctgtctgtctatctatctatctatctatctatctatctatctgtttatctatttatctatctatctatctatctatctatctatctatctatctatctatctatctatatatctatctatctgtttatctgtctgtctgtctgtctgtctgtcattctatctatctatctatctatctatctatctatctatctatctatctatctatctatctatctatctatctatctatctatctatctatctctctctctctatctatctatctatctatctatttatctaatcTATTCATCTTTTTCGTTGCAGGGACCGTATAGAAAGTCAAATGGATAAAAACATTGATCCTTGCCACGACTTTGGCGCTCACGTGTGTGGACGCTGGAAGGGTATTGGAGAGTCCTATATGTCACGCTCTCAGATGAATGATATGCTCCTGGCATGGCTCCTCAACTTTCCGAAGACGCTGAGAACTGGCCTGGTTCACTTTCCAGCCGGCAGGAAAATCGATGCGATATTTAAAAGCTGCATGGCACAAGAGGAGTCCGAAATTCACATACTGAAAGAATTCATGGAAGCACGGGGTATCTTCTGGCCAGAGAAATCACCAGAGGATGTACCTCCGGCTATGGCACTGTTCGACCTTTCCTTCAACTGGAACGCCGACCTCTGGTTTGCCCTCAGGGCACTGCCCGCGGTCCCAGGGAAAGTTCAAAGGCGTATATTCTTCGGAATTAACGGCGAGATTGTCATTTGGAAAGCTTTGATGCAGACAATTCCGAAGAAACACTTGGAAAGCGTGTACACCGGACTCTTCAGGACATTCACCAACGACTCGCGCAGCGTGCCTGACCACGATGAGATGTTAGAAACAATTCGCATTCTTGAATACGTGTTTAATACGATAGTGCCGGCAGGGTTTTCCAAAGCTCGCACAGGGGCTTTGTTTCGCCTAGGCCAGATCGACAAGATCACTTCTCTGCCTCTTGCGGTGCATATGCGAGACATGTTCAACGCCGTGCTGAGAATAACTCCTCCCGTCACATTAGACGAACTGGTGCTTGTGAGCGACCTGTCTGTGTTCAACAGCATCATGAAGGTACTAAACAGGGTTAATGACATGACACTGCTGCGCCATGTGGCATACTTGTTTGCTCAAACATACGGGGTAGTAGCCTACCCCAGAGGCTTGCTGCTCGTCCTTCATGGCAGTGAGGCCCAGGCCAAAGAGGCACGGCCTCGTTTTTGCGCTCGTCGAGTCGAgccaagcttcaagcttcttgTAGCCGCCTTGACTTCCGTCGCTCAATTTTCAGAAGAGGAACGGCGAAGTGTCGTCGAACACTTGGAAGAAGTTGTCGAGGTGAGCGCGTGGCAACATTCGATGCTAGGCTAGTTTTTCTTCGTGAGTGTTATCCAGCGCCATATTTTGCCACAAGCACGCAAAGTCGTGTTAGGAGGGATGATGTCATGCTTTTTTATGTGTTCGCATTAGGAATTGGCACTATTTAACTTTCACAAACAAATATACGCATAAAGAACTAGCCCCTCTATGTCACCTGTTAAACGCCACAATGAACAACTGCTTGTTATGGTCTTTGCTGTGCTTGTTCAAGCTGTGCCCGCAAGTGTATTCCAGAACTTCCAGCCGCACTCTCTTAGAAGCGTAACCATACAGAGAACCAAGCTAAGCATACGATTAACCTCTCTCGGCGCTCACCTAGGCATAACTGAGTTAAACCACAGCCAACTTTTTTTGGAGTAGCACTTCCGAAAATGCTTATAGTTTTCTCGTGCCTTAGTCCCCTCCTCCAATTCGCGAATCAAATTTTTGCGTTCTCATGTACGTGTCCATCGCTTTGGCGGCAGGTATGCGTTGGGAATGTGGTCGAAATATGTCATTTTATGGTTGCATCGTCATTTGTGTAGCCACCGTACGTGTCACACATCAATGCATGTGACGTTGCTATCTCGCTCACCTGTAGTTGGAATGCTTTCCGATTCCCGAATATTCTATTTAAGCTATGTACCCGGCTAGTGGAACTGGTGTGCTCAGCCACACCATTTCCCTCAACTCAGAGCATGTTTGGTGCGGGACGCAATATGATCTTATTTCTCTTTACGACACACTCTTACAGTCAAGGCGAATTGCAGTTTCTACCACGTCCCTCAAAAGCGATCTCCAAGAAAGAACCGTGTGATACGCGAATTATTACGAGCACGAATTCTGTGTGACTTCATGGACACTGCGATGTTCCTTCACCGCAGGTGGCTATGAACAAAACAGGTGCCTCCTCATGGCTAGACTCGAGGATCAAGAAAGCAGCCTTGGAGAAGCTCAGCAACGTCCAAACTGTCGTGTGGCCTTCGCAGAAGTTCCTGTCTCCGAGTCGACTCGAGGAAGTGTACAAACATTTCCCCGACGACACCACGTCCTTTACCGAGTTCTGGGTCGAGGCGCGTCGCAGTCAGCGTCTTCTGTTTGGCACTGATGCAGCCACTGAGGAGCTGCTACTCGGGAACAACTACAATTTGCCGTACGTGGAGTACGTACAGGTGCTCaaccatctctctctctccatcggTGCACTGCAGCCACCGCTTTACTACTCGGACGGCACCAAAGCTATGTTGTACAACGGTGCCTTGTACCTCTATACTCGGGCACTCATCGGTGCCATTGACAGCGAGGGAGTTGAGGTGAGGAGAGAAGAGTGTAATAGTTAATGAAACTAGAGGAGTCATAGTGAAAGTTAATTGTAACGCTAATTAAAGAAACGTAATGTCCAAACATTCCTTCGCAATCACTGCAAGGCAGCATTGAAGTGTTCAGTATAAAAAGACTTTGTTCATTCACACAACCAACTACGATATCAGTGAATCGTACATGTGGTCGAGTTTATCTCTTTCAATGGGCCTTTTTCTCGTACTATTAACCGGTTTAAATTCAGCCCATCCGTCGCACGgcggaggagaaggaggaagaaaggaaATACGGGGTGGTTAGCCAGTCGGGAATTGGTGTATTTAGAAGCAGCCGGCAAAGAGCTCCATACAGGGCCTTGTTTGTACGAGGGTGCGTCATTCATATATCATAGGGTCTAGTTCAATTTATTTGACATGTTTGTCATGCATGCAAGAACTTACAATCACCACGCTAATGTGACGTGTATACAATGTACAATAGATGTATACAATAGTTGGCCTGTCAGTTATGTTTCAGCGCACTTGTGTTATGCAATGACGATTTTTGTATCGATCAAGTTAACAAAATGGACGGAAGCGCATCAATACCGTGTCATGTAATTCCCATCGTACATGTTATGAATGTCGTAATGTGCGTGCTACTTGTGATGTTCGTCACTTACGCGATGCCGAATTTGAAGTTTGTAAAACAATCTAAACGGCCCTGAGTGCACCATGAT
Coding sequences within:
- the LOC119179331 gene encoding endothelin-converting enzyme 1-like — translated: MRFPEKSVREVLSVVSEDTGISPRTVAKLKAERLRGPLVSPKKRAREVKISSSRTVKHDRLTIHAIRLKVHSMYAKREIPTLDSVIRAVNTRKFTSACNNPAALTPFRDKGSQGRKSLKTLDKLLKNRAVPRVEPSPATAAAKKYRLPYKVKVLLAVSVIAVIVGFTLLLLNLKPKRHRVEFCVTKGCQEHRDRIESQMDKNIDPCHDFGAHVCGRWKGIGESYMSRSQMNDMLLAWLLNFPKTLRTGLVHFPAGRKIDAIFKSCMAQEESEIHILKEFMEARGIFWPEKSPEDVPPAMALFDLSFNWNADLWFALRALPAVPGKVQRRIFFGINGEIVIWKALMQTIPKKHLESVYTGLFRTFTNDSRSVPDHDEMLETIRILEYVFNTIVPAGFSKARTGALFRLGQIDKITSLPLAVHMRDMFNAVLRITPPVTLDELVLVSDLSVFNSIMKVLNRVNDMTLLRHVAYLFAQTYGVVAYPRGLLLVLHGSEAQAKEARPRFCARRVEPSFKLLVAALTSVAQFSEEERRSVVEHLEEVVEVAMNKTGASSWLDSRIKKAALEKLSNVQTVVWPSQKFLSPSRLEEVYKHFPDDTTSFTEFWVEARRSQRLLFGTDAATEELLLGNNYNLPYVEYVQVLNHLSLSIGALQPPLYYSDGTKAMLYNGALYLYTRALIGAIDSEGVEVSSQAETMASRPSDKVFDTFKQRILGRLPRNTSIFPEVPAIEVAYEAFKQHQEEHDPQLSEELTEEKVFFTTACLSSCAKTPTDNLYGGDCNKAMMNFAPFAEAFGCPAGSKMNPAEKCPFYD